The proteins below are encoded in one region of Bacteroidota bacterium:
- a CDS encoding efflux RND transporter periplasmic adaptor subunit, protein MFKNKNLILKNKGLYFLLLFPLFFSCGEREQGSALRNTTMLVVDGIVLHPRELEEKLRVTGTILANEEVDIRTEISGRITSINFSEDSRVNKGDLLVRINDSELQAQLKKLELEKKLAEDDVFRKTKLLEMNAVSQEEYDVAVNQLGIIEAEIELLRSQIAKCNITAPFSGKVGLRMVSPGAYVSPATLITHLQDYDPVRVEFAVQEKYQGRIDKGTLIRFELVGIDSIFSGKVYAVDSRINQGTRTFTVRAYCSNGKFMLVPGAFARVEVFLANIPDALLVPSEAIIPDIRGEKIFLAKNGHVRPVYVKSGMRTEREVEIVQGVMAGDTVITTGLLQIRENMPIQVNILPVNNSMQPAQ, encoded by the coding sequence AGGTTTATATTTCCTATTATTATTCCCTTTGTTTTTTTCCTGTGGTGAAAGAGAACAGGGATCGGCTTTAAGGAATACAACAATGCTTGTCGTTGACGGGATTGTATTGCATCCGCGGGAACTTGAAGAAAAGTTACGCGTAACAGGAACCATCCTTGCCAATGAGGAAGTTGACATAAGGACGGAGATATCCGGAAGGATAACCTCAATCAATTTTTCAGAAGACAGCCGGGTAAACAAAGGCGACCTCCTGGTAAGGATAAATGACAGTGAGCTTCAGGCTCAGCTGAAAAAGCTTGAGCTTGAGAAGAAGCTTGCTGAAGATGATGTTTTCAGAAAAACCAAACTCCTGGAAATGAATGCGGTAAGCCAGGAAGAATACGATGTAGCTGTAAATCAGTTAGGAATCATAGAAGCAGAGATTGAACTCCTCAGATCTCAGATTGCCAAGTGCAATATTACAGCTCCATTCAGCGGTAAAGTAGGACTAAGAATGGTCAGTCCGGGTGCTTATGTTTCCCCTGCCACCCTGATCACTCACCTTCAGGATTATGACCCGGTAAGGGTAGAGTTTGCCGTTCAGGAGAAATATCAGGGCAGGATAGACAAGGGTACCTTGATACGATTTGAGCTGGTAGGCATTGACAGTATCTTCAGCGGGAAAGTATACGCTGTTGATTCCCGTATTAATCAGGGCACAAGGACATTCACGGTCAGGGCCTATTGCAGCAACGGAAAATTTATGCTTGTGCCCGGAGCATTTGCGCGGGTAGAGGTTTTTCTGGCGAATATCCCTGATGCGTTGTTAGTCCCGAGTGAGGCCATCATCCCCGACATACGGGGAGAGAAGATATTCCTTGCCAAAAACGGTCATGTAAGACCGGTTTATGTAAAAAGCGGGATGAGGACGGAAAGAGAGGTTGAGATCGTACAGGGGGTGATGGCCGGGGATACGGTGATCACGACCGGTCTTTTGCAGATCAGGGAAAACATGCCCATCCAGGTAAATATTTTACCCGTAAACAATTCCATGCAACCAGCACAATGA